ttccagcacttgggaggcagaggcaggtggatctttgtgagttcgaggccagtctggtctacagagcaagttccaggacagccaaagctacacagagaaaccctatctcaaataaaaccaaaagaacaaaaacaccaaaccaaccaaccaatcaaccaaccaacccccaACCTTTTCAAGAGCGCAGAGAGAGCTGGAGCTGAGACATCTGCTCGCTCAGCTTGATCTAGCAGTATCAGCTGGAGCCACATACAGCCTGTCCTTTCACTGAGTCTTGGACAGCCTTAGCAGTAAGGATGTCTGTCAATATCCCGCCAGGAAATGGGGCTCAGACTAGTGTGTCAATAGTGAGGGCTCTGCTGGGAAGTGGACCTCAGGCTTAGAAGGAACACAGTCTGGTAGACACTGTGAATCACTTGGTGGGCCCAAGGAGGGACCCAGGTCCTGGATTTGGCACTGGCCTGCAGAAACACAGATTTAGATAAGCACACTATGTCTAGTCACTGGGTTGGTGGCCACTTGCTGCATAGGAATTGCTGTGCCCTGATACCTCAGGTGTGCACGACTGTGGAAGATGGGATGCTCGGTGTTTGCAGCGCATGGTGCATCTGTGCTACAGCTGATGCCATTTTCCATGGCAAGCAGAAAAGGAAGACGGATAGGCTTCAGTGCAAAGTGAAAGGACAGAGAAGCTACCTTTATTACGGCTCACTCTCCCCAACTCTGTCACTTCAGTCAGGAGTCTGCAGAGCCACAGAACTAgtgggaagagcaggaggaggaagaggggggaggaaggagaggtagGTTAATTTTAGGAACCATATTCCTTGATTATGGGGTTTGGGGAACCCGGAGCCTGATGGGGAAGCTGGCAGCTAGAGACCCAGGATGGCCCTAACTTTGCACCTCCATAGTTGTCTGGAGGTAGAATTCTCTCTTGCTCAAGGTTACCTCAGACTTTGTTTTACTCATGGCTTCAACTGATCATTAGGGTCATTCATGTTATGTAAGGTCGTTTGCTTCACCAAAGCTCACCAACTTGCCTGTTAATCTCACTCCTAAAACAGTCTTGCAGAGACATCTAGAATAATGCTTGACCAAATGACTTCAGAGTCCAGTCAAATGGACACATAAAGCTAACCATTACATTAACAAAACTGATGGGGTTTTGAAGCTCTGTGGCAGGTCCATAGGGCACATCCCTGTGAAGAGAGCTTGAGTCAGTTTGTCCTTTATGAAAGGAAACCATAGCATACACGTACAAGGGTTGGAAGTGCTGTGCTGAAAACCGCACTAACAGGCTAATGACAGGCTGGGAATACGGCTACCAGAGACAGAAGGCCCAGCGGCTTATTAGATACACTGTAGCAGAATAAGATTACCAGAGACAGACCAGCAGTTTATTAGATACACTGTAGCAAAATAAGATTACCAGAGACAGAAGGGCAGCTTATTAGATACACTGCGGCTTATTAGATACACTGCcgcagagcaagccaggaagcagaggaaaaccACGCAGAGGATAAGAGctgctttaatttcttttgttgttgtttttttctttttttgagacaggaactcactctgtagaccaggctagcctagaactcagagatccacctgcttctgctcttgagtcctgggattaaatgcgTTTGTCACCCAACAcccaaattttaaatattttttaatgtttgattttatcttttaaattttatttacttacttagttGGGGGGGGTGCATACACAAGTCTGAGAATAATTGTGGGAGTCTTTTTTCTCCATGTATCAAGTCACTTCTTAGTAGGGACTGAAATCATCATAGGCGGATCCATCTTGCTAACTGCTGTTTGATAGTTTTGGGCACAGGATCTGTCACATCCTAGGTTGGCCTCATGCTCTCTATGTaactgaggatgatcttgaacctgtgatcctcccagtgctgggataagTTCCTATCACTACACCAGCTTTATATAGTGCTGGGGATGCAACTCAGGGGTTTCCACATGAAATCCCTCAACCAACAGATCCCGCATTCCTCCCTGGAAGGGTTCATCTTATTGTGGGCATCTCTGTATGTGCTCTCAGATGCTGTTTCAATGTCACAGTGCCTCCGTGTTTAGGCTGTATCAAGTAGGGCTCTTACCTGGATGACTGGAGGGTATCTTCATTTGCTGAGTGCGTGTTACTCTTCCGGTTGATTTGACAAACTCTGACAACAATAGCTTAGAAAGGAAGCTCTTATTTTGGCTCAGAGTTGGACGGTACAGTCTATCATGGTGGACAGGCATAGTGAGGAGAACAGGAGGCAGCTTGTTATGTTAATCCAGTCAGAAAGGACAGAGAGATGAAGGCTGACTCTTGGCCTCCTTCATTCAGCTGAGGGTCTAGTCCATAGAAAGGCTCAGTCCACATTCAGAACAGATACATCTTCCTCTTCACTTAAACCATTCTAGAAACATCCACACAGACAAACCCAGAAGGATGTTTCTGTGGTGGGTCCAAATCCAGTCAATAATTAAGATTAACCTTCACAACGAGGAATAACTTTTTACACTGTGGGTTGTGTAAATTGGAAAGTAGCTGAATGTGAATCCATGGGAATTACcatgttttaaattaattatgtACCATTTGTATACATCCACATGTGTGGGCACAATACTGTATGTCACTGTGCACACaccaaggccagaagaaggtttcAGACTGCTCTGAGGTGGAGTTATAGGCACTCATGAGATACCAGGCTTGTTACTTGGGTGCTGGGCTCTGAAGTCCAACCTCACTATTATGCCTCCTGTTCTCCTCACTATTGATTGAGTGGCAAGTGTTTCTAACCAGGGAGCCATCTGTCTAGCCCAACCATCACATCTCTATGTAAATGAAAATGGTGATGTTACACATGTAACAAGCCTCAGGCCTGTAAATCCAGTTGCCTCCAGGAGAGCCTGCTGCGCCCGCCCGAGGCTGATCTGCACAGCCTCTGCACAGAGCATAAgtgtcccctcccctccagctGACTTTCTTCAGATCCTACATTCTGGAAATCTATTTACAGGATATAGATAGAAGCCCAGTATAAAGTGCACGGCAGGAGATGACAAGTGCTTCTAGGCACCCAACAGGTAAAGCATCCCTGTGGAGTCTCGAAGACTCTCCCCAGCAGCTAGCTCCTGTACTTCCAAATCTGGGCACAGGGTGGTGCCCCGCGTCCACGATTGTCCACTCAGATCTCCAGGGGTCCTGCAAGCAGAGGCGAGTTTCATTTTTACAGGAAGGGTGTTCAGACTAGAGGCCAGGCTGGTACCTCATGCCTAAgttgtgtgtttgaatgctgaCTAAAGACTTGAGCATAAGGACACCATGTCCACCATACACCCAGAGAGGCACTTGTGGGCAGGCCAAGCTAAGGCCGGCTGGCCTGTACTTAGACTTCTCCATGGCTCTGTCTTCTTGGCTGCTCCTTGGGGCCTTCCTCTCTAGTCTTTACTGCATTGCgctgttttctccttctcctgACAATATAGTTTCCTCTAAGTATCAGGCAGACCATGGAGGAGAGGCAACCACTTCTCTACTCTGAGTAGTAGGATAGAGACTGCCTCAGTGGAGGAAGGAAGCGTTGGGGTGTATCTGGAGAGTTCTGGAAGGTCAGAAAGTCTAGCGAGGGTATGGGAAGGGAGCAGAGGGCTCTCACTGGTGTGACTACCTGGGTTCTAGGGGAACCTGTGGGTTCTCCGTGCACTGTCTACCCACTCTTCACTGTGGCCTCATCCACCATGGCTGGGCTAAGAGAGGTCGGGAAGCCGGAAGCAGTGGAGGGTGGTGGGTCTCTCTACCCCAGGTCCCATTTGAAGTGCTTTTGCAGTGTTGCACATCATGACCTGGCCTTGCTGCTACTGTATTAGTAATGGGGAGCAGTGCTGGTCACACAGAAACACTTCACCCTGTCTTCACAACCTTTCTGTAAGCCTAAACcttctcttaaaaaacaaagtacCAGATGGTTCAGAAACGGGAGCGATTCAGCTGCCTTGACACTGCTCACAGAACGTGGAGCCATTCTTAGAGGGCGGCAGGATCCGGGTCTAGGGCAGTCTTGCAGTCTGGGAATGGTCTTGCTGACAGCCAGTCAGAAAATGGCCCAAGCTCAGAAAGGCAGAGACGGAGACCTCCGCCAGAAGCAGGCTTGGACGGGTTACAGACATGTCTTATTTATGAAAGAAGAAACATCAGTGGAAGATTGAGCCTCTGAACAAATTGCTCAGGTCCACAGCCTTATCCAAGACTGGACCCCAAGGCTATAATTAAAGGTTTAGGCGGAAGGGATTacacagaggagaggaagaggtcCCCCACAGCCTGAGGCTGGAATCTGGAGCCCAGTGCTGGGAGAAAGAATATTCAATTAACCTCCCCATCAGAGCCCTTCCTCTGACCTCCTTGGACTTGTCTCCTTGCTGGACTGGACTGGGACTGGACTGGGACTACTGGGTAGGTGGAGCTTAAGGAGTCTCATGTACACAGCCAACTCTTCGGAAGAATAAAAGTGAAGTTCCTAGTGAAACAGATTCACATTATCATCATTTCTAAACAAATAAGGGCATAGTGGTCTCCAGCAAGGGCTGTGACCTGGCTAACCTCAGGGGCGTAGACAATGGCTAAGGACGAGGCTGAATAGCTCATGACCACATTTCCCATCTTGGGCTCACACCAATATCATCTGAAAGCAACTACGGGGCACACTGGGCTTCTGATGATGGAACATTCTCCCCAAAGATAACCCAGCTTTTATTACCCAGTCTAGGCCAGGGCCTGGTGTATGAGGGGAACACCATGCATCCTTCCGTCTTACCAGCTGACCACCCATGTACCTACTCATCCATacaccctgcctgcctgcctggatgaACATTCTGCTAAGCCAGAAACGGCTCTAGGTCCTAAAGACTCAGTGGAGAACATGGAGTTCCTACCGCTCACAAAACTTCTACTCTAGTCAAGGGAACACATGGTGGAGCAGGATACACTTCAGATGTCCTTTGTGACCTGAACAGATGTGAGAGAATAGAAGGGGGTGTCCAGTAAAAAGCACTAGTGTGCGGCGACAGTGCGATATGTACCCAGGTCCGGCTTCAGAGGCTGTCGGGGAGACAGTGCATGCAGCCTGTCGGAGAATGCAGCGCATAGACAGCAATGACGGCTGCTTTGCAAGAATTGTCTGAGACAATGTGTAGAGAGGCCAAAGGAGAAATGTTTGAGGTTAGAGTTTGGGAAGACAGGGAGCTAATCTCTGGGGTGTGGTGCTACTGGTGGGTTAGGGTGTAAATTCCAGAGCAAATAGAGGCTGCTGCTGGAGAAGGAACACTTCAGGGCCCTGAGGCGGGCAGAGCCATGAGTGGTTAGTCTGTCCCCATCACAGTCATtctcagatgactgagaagctgGCAATGCTAAAGCACAGTGGTCCAGGGCCAGGAGGTCTGGAAAGACCAGATGGAGACCCAAGGGCTTGGGGCTGACCGGAGCTCAGGAAGAGACTGAATGAGACGGAAGGAAAAGCGGCAACTGGGCAAGGCTGACCCAGGGTTAGACACCATCCTCTGCATTGGTAGGAGTCAGCTGGGTCAGAGGAGAGGAGCACATGGGAGGGAGAGTGGGGTCTGCAGGGTGACAGCCTTCCAGGGCCTGGGGAGGATGGTCGGTCGGCACTCTCTGTAGAGAGGACTGCGTGCTGAGCTCACCCAGCCTGGTGCCTTGACTGGGAACAAGGGTCTGGGGTCAGACAGAACTCCTGCCCACAGCTGGCACTCAGAAAGTGCCTGGTCTAGACTCTATTTTTGTTCCTTTGCTGCACAAGTGTGAGGCCATTCACCATGCAGAGATATGGCTCCCTGGAGAATCTCCTCAGCTATGCCCAGACCTATGAAGAACAGAACATGGCTACTGGTTCACTGTCTACCATTTGAGAATGGGAGCACTCATCCAGGAACCAGGTCGCAGGACTTCAATGCAGACTCTGTAGGTACTGTTTGCTTGATACCCCAagatttaaggtttattttattttttcttaaggtttattttttgaAGTATGCCACATCTCTTGCATTCTAGAGTCTGACTTTCCTGGGCTTATCCCACTGAAGTCACTTTCTGCAAAGAAGTGAATCTTGTATGGAAGGTCCCACAGCATCTACCGAGGGGCTCACAGCAGGCTCACAGGGCAGACTGGCTCTCTCCCAGTTCCCAGCGGCCATCCTTTCTGCCAAGTCTTGTGACAGGAGACAGCTGCAGCCCTCTGACCCAGCTATAAAAAGCCCTAGCTGCCCAAGAGAGCAGAGGACGAGCAGCGGACATTCAGAGAGCCTCCGGGGCCAAGGAAGGAGTGCGACCCTGAGAATCATGCCAAGGCTCCCCCCGATCCTGCGGCTGCTCCAAGCGCCTGTCAAGTACACAGTGGTTCCTAAAGCCCATGTCTCTGCCAAGCCAGCCAAAACTCCCACTTCCGGCATGGTAAGTAACTTCTAAGGTAGCACTCCCTGGGCTTCAGGGCAACAGGGAAGATTAAAGTGATAAAGGAGGGGGGTGGATGTGGTGCTGGGTATCAGTGTTTTATGCAAGATGGTGTGAGTGCCAGGAGAGGGTTCTGGCACCACTGCCTGTGGGCCAGGCTCTCAAAGGGCTACAAATGGTGGCGTGGGGACTGTCCTCAGGCCTCACATACCTCTGGCCAAGGTTAACAGTGACAGAAGTAGGGGGCAGAGTTCAAGTAGGATACGGGACTCAGATCAGGATGTCTTTATTTCACTGTTATGGGGAAAGGTGGGCTGCTCTGAGGGGAACTAACATAGCAGCAAACCTGATGATATCTGACATATAAAGTGTCTGTCTTACATATGGAAAAGACCCAGGTCATCTGTTCACACACATAGAGCTACGGCTCAGCCCAGACTAAGATTCCTATTCTATGTCAAATTTGCTTAAACTCAGGAGTAAGGTCAACAGGAACGACTGGTTTCCAAACGAGGTACTGATTCAGCTTCAAGAAGACCTGGACTCAGGTCTCGTTTAGAAGGAATTGAGGGTGTAACTGCAGTTGATACCTCACAGTCTGCTTCCCTACCTAATGCTACTGAGAACACAGAGCTGATGGGGGTCACCACTGCACACGAGACAAACAAGGCAGGTGTCTGACCTCAGCCAGCTTGGCTTCTGAATGGGCCTTTCTCAGAAAGGCCCAGTGTTTGTAACAGTGGAAATCTTAGCTGTTCTGCGAGTCTGCACAGCACTGGACTGTAAGACTGGACAGAGGCGAGTGAGCCTCTGTGTCACTGGGAGCTGCTCCAGCTAGGCAGGATTTTGGGTTTTGAAGCCTAGGGCTGCTTCTCCCGATTTCTGAGGTCATTCTCTCTGCCAAGGGCTCCAGGCTGCCAAACTCTGCCACAGCAGAGCCTGCTTGCTCACAAGACCGCCTAGAGAGGCAGAAGACAAATGGGGGCCGCGGCTGGTCAGCAGAGAGGAAGAGCAAGGGCGGCCATCTCCAGCTGCTGGGGGCAGAAGCCCCACATGGCAGGATTCTAAGGACGGGGAAGTTACCCTGGCCTGTGGCCAGGCCCAAGCCTAGCGGCCAGTGGACTCATGTTTGCTCTTCTTTCCACAGGAGCAGGCTGTGGGGATCTCGGCCATATTTGCTGGCTTATTGGTTCCAGCAGGATGGGTCTTAGCCCACTTGGAGAGCTATAAAAAAAGCTCCACAGCATGAAGTGGCTCATCCCCGAGAAATGACATTAAACACTGCCACCCACCTCCTGTGTGTGCGGATTCTTGAGCTTGTCTCTCCTCTAATATCCGGTGCCTTAGTGATGCTAGGTGCTGAGTCTGAGAACGCTCTGAAGATGACTGCAAAAAGGAACCAATGCCTCCCTGTCTGACAATACAGAACTCACTTCACCTGTGGTAGGGGAGGGGTAAGGCAAGTCCCCACCAACCCCGAGTCCCAGCTTACACGCTCATTTTTTTCCCCAGGCACAGGATTGGCTAAGAAGCTAAGTCCAAGAACAGAAGCATCAACAGAATAAGCAAAGGCATTTATTAGAGAAGCACTCTCAGACCTCAGTGGAGAAGGGTGGAGACTACTGTCCATTCCCATTTGGGCCCTTCCTCCTCATCTAGGCCTGGAGCCCCCCTCCTACCCCTTGCAGGCTACAAAGACCCTACACAGGAGCCTTCTTCAAGTAGTCACACCCCCACCAGTGACAGATCTCTGCGTTTATAGCAAGAACAGTTCTCACTCCTAGCAGGGTCCCAGACTCCATCCCAAATGAATACAGATCTCTGCTGATGGTTTCAGGAGTCACAGAATTGCCTTGCAAGGTGAGGCAGAGTCTGCAGGATACAGGGGCACTAGGTGAGGATGTCCTGAGCCTGGTGTTCCACCAGCATCTCCATGCTCTTCACATCAGTGCACCAAAGCTCCAAACGGTCCTTCATCCCCTTGATCTAAAGGCAAATCAGGGTCACATGGGTATCAGCTGCAAGGGAGACTGGGGGCGGGGCTGAGTCTCTAGTTCTTTTTTGGGGAAATGCTAAGGGCAACAGAGCTGAAGATGGAGGTGTGTGATGGAATCACCATGCCAATTCTGATCACGAGGACATTCGAAAAActcacatgaaagaaaaaaaatggaggaaatcACAGGATTAAATGTCCAGGAAATATGATAGGGCATGGGATCAAGTCACAAAAGCAGGAACATGTCTGATAGGAGTACCAATTTTAGGATTAGGAGGCATCAGCAACACAGCCAGCACTGTTGTCACAGTAAGCCTATAAATGCAGGGTTCAGACCTCAGGCCTGCTTTCCTAGGCCTTCACAGCAGTAATCCCATCTGCAACACCTCGTGTGGAACAGTGTCCGCTTTCTAAATGGCTTCCATCCACATAAAACTAGGACAGCACTGGTAAACCCCACACCCACAAAGGGCAGGGGCTCAGCCCCCTTACCTGCTGCAAATCCAGCACTCGGGGCTGCACCCACGTCATGTGAACCCGCTTGTCCACCTCGTC
This portion of the Apodemus sylvaticus chromosome 1, mApoSyl1.1, whole genome shotgun sequence genome encodes:
- the LOC127694547 gene encoding cytochrome c oxidase subunit 8B, mitochondrial: MPRLPPILRLLQAPVKYTVVPKAHVSAKPAKTPTSGMEQAVGISAIFAGLLVPAGWVLAHLESYKKSSTA